The following coding sequences are from one Primulina eburnea isolate SZY01 chromosome 15, ASM2296580v1, whole genome shotgun sequence window:
- the LOC140815032 gene encoding uncharacterized zinc finger CCHC domain-containing protein At4g19190-like, with product MEDEQGGGFRLGKKTEGEVDYRTKSGTAWSHNFLNQKPWHPLSYPNQRRKWIAEQTHAEKQRRAEEVSREYAQEQEFLRQTALISQKEKEKLEMMKAVSFMYVKPPGYNAESAKAAEVADEKKNHEQDPSLDAASSSMNVETKPSTVEKKKSRPKDLYGRALPTEEQFEVLKNAPRLETGVLVRAKPFGVEIRNVKCLRCGNFGHQSGDRECPLKDAIMPNEESRLKRDDPLTTIIAQTEFSEPLKWELKQKPGMSPPHGGFNPDDPNQQIVAEDIFDEYGGFLGEASIPDLLTNFSSRKAKKKSSKSKHRRSLPVSAELSDDHGSRPSSGDAKRKRPKEKRHKRKKQQHLELSSPENSEDGRHQKRRRRHKSHHSSSSEASDSDEQHRAKQSRHLDRHRHRHQHQHHCHHHRRHHLGSSSD from the exons ATGGAAGATGAGCAGGGAGGAGGGTTTAGATTGGGGAAGAAAACAGAGGGGGAAGTTGATTACAGGACAAAGTCCGGTACGGCATGGTCACACAACTTCCTCAATCAGAAGCCGTGGCATCCGCTCTCTTACCCCAATCAGCGCCGCAAATGGATCGCTGAGCAGACTCACGCGGAGAAGCAGCGCCGTGCCGAAGAGGTTTCCCGCGAG TATGCACAGGAGCAGGAGTTTCTCAGGCAAACTGCGCTCATTTCTCAGAAAGAGAAAGAAAAG TTGGAGATGATGAAAGCTGTGAGCTTTATGTATGTGAAACCTCCTGGTTACAATGCAGAAAGTGCTAAAGCTGCTGAGGTTGCTGACGAGAAGAAAAATCACGAACAGGATCCATCTCTTGATGCCGCCTCATCTTCAAT GAATGTGGAAACTAAACCCTCTACTGTGGAGAAAAAGAAATCAAGGCCAAAAGACCTATATGGGCGTGCATTACCTACAGAAGAACAATTTGAAGTCCTTAAAAATGCTCCAAG GTTAGAAACTGGTGTTTTAGTCAGGGCGAAGCCATTTGGAGTTGAGATCCGCAATGTGAAATGTCTTAGATGTGGTAACTTCGGCCACCAGAGTGGTGATCGTGAATGCCCACTGAAGGATGCTATAATGCCAAATGAGGAGAGTCGATTGAAAAGGGACGATCCATTAACAACTATCATTGCTCAAACTGAATTTAGTGAG CCTCTGAAGTGGGAATTGAAACAGAAGCCGGGAATGAGTCCTCCACACGGAGGGTTCAACCCTGATGATCCCAATCAGCAGATAGTTGCAGAGGACATATTTGATGAGTATGGAG GGTTCCTTGGAGAAGCCAGCATACCTGATTTGCTAACCAACTTCTCCTCAAGAAAAGCCAAGAAAAAGTCTAGCAAGAGCAAACATAGAAGGTCATTGCCAGTAAGTGCTGAATTAAGCGACGATCACGGCAGTAGACCTTCTTCTGGCGATGCTAAACGGAAGAgaccaaaggagaagagacacaAGAGAAAGAAGCAACAGCATTTGGAATTAAGTTCACCAGAAAACTCAGAAGATGGCAGGCATCAAAAGAGGAGACGCAGGCACAAGTCTCATCATTCAAGTTCTTCAGAGGCTTCAGATTCTGATGAGCAGCATAGAGCTAAACAGAGTCGGCATCTAGACCGGCACCGACATAGACACCAGCATCAACATCACTGTCACCATCACCGGCGTCATCATTTGGGTTCATCCTCAGATTAA
- the LOC140814477 gene encoding ABC transporter G family member 14-like isoform X1: MPLCSVVPNPENDGTELEKGLPKKLETCDTAYLAYPAQNNSQSFLQQTLFPISLKFKEIVYKVNYERKGTCCGGTSNSKEKVILNGITGMVSPGEILAMLGPSGSGKTTLLTALGGRLSGNLSGKITYNGQPFSGSIRRRTGFVAQDDVLYPHLSVFETLLFTALLRLPKSLTREAKVQHVEHVITELGLTRCHNSMIGGPLFRGISGGEKKRVSIGQEMLINPSLLLLDEPTSGLDSTTAQRILNTVKGLASGGRTVITTIHQPSSRLYHMFDKVVLLSEGCPIYYGPASTALQYFSSIGFSTPIIVNPADLLLDLANGIGPDFQQASNHSDNSRPQDPASVREFLISAYEKNISTRLKTELCSSDVTTYNYNKENSTRDEVKFEKWCTTWWHQFHVLLLRGLRERRFEAFNRLRTFQVLSVAILGGLLWWHTPPSHIDDRIAMLSFFSVFWGFYPLYNAVFTFPQERNMLKKERSSGMYRLSSYYLARTVGDLPLELGLPTIFTFIFYWMGGLKPDPATFIFSLLIVLLSVLVSQSLGLAFGAILMDVKQAATLASVTTLVFLIAGGYYVRQIPPFMVWLKYLSYSYYFYKLLLGIQYNENDYYECANGVYCRVADHPAIKSVGLSHLWTDIFIMVLMLVGYRFMAYLALHRLR, from the exons ATGCCCCTCTGTTCTGTAGTACCAAACCCAGAAAATGATGGCACTGAACTGGAGAAAGGCCTACCAAAGAAGCTGGAGACCTGCGACACGGCATATCTGGCTTACCCAGCTCAGAACAATTCACAGTCCTTTCTACAGCAGACTTTGTTTCCCATAAGTTTAAAG TTCAAAGAGATTGTTTACAAAGTTAACTATGAGAGGAAAGGAACTTGTTGTGGAGGAACGTCAAACTCTAAAGAGAAAGTCATACTAAATGGGATCACAGGGATGGTTTCACCAGGGGAGATACTAGCGATGCTAGGTCCATCAGGCAGTGGAAAAACCACACTTCTTACAGCCCTTGGAGGTCGTCTCTCTGGAAACTTGTCAGGCAAGATCACTTACAATGGCCAGCCTTTTTCAGGCTCCATACGACGTCGTACAGGATTTGTTGCACAGGATGATGTTCTATACCCACATCTTAGTGTGTTTGAAACTCTTTTATTTACTGCACTACTACGGCTACCCAAAAGTCTGACCAGAGAAGCAAAAGTACAGCATGTGGAGCATGTCATAACAGAACTGGGGTTAACTAGGTGTCATAATAGCATGATAGGAGGGCCACTTTTTAGAGGAATATCAGGAGGGGAGAAAAAAAGGGTGAGCATAGGTCAAGAAATGCTCATCAACCCAAGCTTATTATTACTAGATGAGCCTACTTCAGGCTTAGATTCCACCACAGCTCAACGAATTCTGAACACAGTCAAAGGACTTGCTAGTGGCGGTCGAACTGTTATAACCACCATTCATCAGCCCTCTAGCCGACTCTATCATATGTTTGATAAGGTAGTATTGCTCTCTGAAGGATGTCCGATTTACTATGGTCCTGCATCAACTGCCTTGCAGTATTTTTCTTCAATTGGGTTTTCAACACCCATAATTGTCAACCCGGCTGATCTATTGCTTGATCTTGCTAATG GGATTGGACCAGATTTCCAGCAGGCTAGCAACCACAGCGATAACAGTCGGCCGCAAGATCCAGCATCTGTAAGAGAATTTCTCATCTCTGCTTATGAAAAGAACATTTCTACCAGGCTGAAAACTGAGTTGTGTAGTTCAGATGTAACTACCTACAACTACAATAAAGAAAACTCGACAA GGGATGAAGTGAAATTCGAAAAATGGTGCACAACCTGGTGGCATCAATTTCATGTCCTACTGTTACGAGGACTTCGGGAGAGAAGATTTGAAGCCTTCAACAGGTTAAGAACCTTTCAAGTTCTAAGCGTGGCGATTCTTGGTGGTCTTCTATGGTGGCATACTCCACCGTCTCACATTGACGACCGT ATAGCCATGTTATCCTTTTTCTCTGTGTTTTGGGGCTTTTACCCACTTTACAATGCTGTTTTCACTTTTCCCCAAGAAAGGAACATGCTGAAGAAGGAAAGGTCATCTGGGATGTACCGCCTCTCCTCCTACTATCTAGCCAGAACAGTGGGAGATCTTCCTCTCGAACTTGGGCTGCCAACCATATTTACCTTCATCTTTTATTGGATGGGTGGCCTTAAACCTGACCCTGCCACCTTCATCTTCTCCCTTCTAATTGTTCTTTTAAGCGTCCTTGTTTCCCAAAGTCTCGGATTGGCGTTTGGCGCCATACTCATGGACGTAAAACAAGCTGCAACTTTAGCCTCAGTTACAACTTTGGTATTCCTTATTGCCGGAGGATACTACGTCAGACAAATCCCTCCATTCATGGTCTGGCTAAAATATCTGAGCTACAGCTATTACTTTTATAAGCTGCTTCTTGGGATTCAGTACAATGAGAATGACTACTATGAGTGCGCAAATGGGGTCTATTGCCGAGTCGCAGATCATCCTGCCATCAAATCTGTTGGTTTGAGCCATCTGTGGACGGACATTTTCATCATGGTGCTGATGTTGGTGGGATACAGATTTATGGCATACCTAGCTTTGCACCGATTGCGATGA
- the LOC140814477 gene encoding ABC transporter G family member 14-like isoform X2, whose amino-acid sequence MPLCSVVPNPENDGTELEKGLPKKLETCDTAYLAYPAQNNSQSFLQQTLFPISLKFKEIVYKVNYERKGTCCGGTSNSKEKVILNGITGMVSPGEILAMLGPSGSGKTTLLTALGGRLSGNLSGKITYNGQPFSGSIRRRTGFVAQDDVLYPHLSVFETLLFTALLRLPKSLTREAKVQHVEHVITELGLTRCHNSMIGGPLFRGISGGEKKRVSIGQEMLINPSLLLLDEPTSGLDSTTAQRILNTVKGLASGGRTVITTIHQPSSRLYHMFDKVVLLSEGCPIYYGPASTALQYFSSIGFSTPIIVNPADLLLDLANGIGPDFQQASNHSDNSRPQDPASVREFLISAYEKNISTRLKTELCSSDVTTYNYNKENSTSSRFSNDAGDEVKFEKWCTTWWHQFHVLLLRGLRERRFEAFNRLRTFQVLSVAILGGLLWWHTPPSHIDDRIAMLSFFSVFWGFYPLYNAVFTFPQERNMLKKERSSGMYRLSSYYLARTVGDLPLELGLPTIFTFIFYWMGGLKPDPATFIFSLLIVLLSVLVSQSLGLAFGAILMDVKQAATLASVTTLVFLIAGGYYVRQIPPFMVWLKYLSYSYYFYKLLLGIQYNENDYYECANGVYCRVADHPAIKSVGLSHLWTDIFIMVLMLVGYRFMAYLALHRLR is encoded by the exons ATGCCCCTCTGTTCTGTAGTACCAAACCCAGAAAATGATGGCACTGAACTGGAGAAAGGCCTACCAAAGAAGCTGGAGACCTGCGACACGGCATATCTGGCTTACCCAGCTCAGAACAATTCACAGTCCTTTCTACAGCAGACTTTGTTTCCCATAAGTTTAAAG TTCAAAGAGATTGTTTACAAAGTTAACTATGAGAGGAAAGGAACTTGTTGTGGAGGAACGTCAAACTCTAAAGAGAAAGTCATACTAAATGGGATCACAGGGATGGTTTCACCAGGGGAGATACTAGCGATGCTAGGTCCATCAGGCAGTGGAAAAACCACACTTCTTACAGCCCTTGGAGGTCGTCTCTCTGGAAACTTGTCAGGCAAGATCACTTACAATGGCCAGCCTTTTTCAGGCTCCATACGACGTCGTACAGGATTTGTTGCACAGGATGATGTTCTATACCCACATCTTAGTGTGTTTGAAACTCTTTTATTTACTGCACTACTACGGCTACCCAAAAGTCTGACCAGAGAAGCAAAAGTACAGCATGTGGAGCATGTCATAACAGAACTGGGGTTAACTAGGTGTCATAATAGCATGATAGGAGGGCCACTTTTTAGAGGAATATCAGGAGGGGAGAAAAAAAGGGTGAGCATAGGTCAAGAAATGCTCATCAACCCAAGCTTATTATTACTAGATGAGCCTACTTCAGGCTTAGATTCCACCACAGCTCAACGAATTCTGAACACAGTCAAAGGACTTGCTAGTGGCGGTCGAACTGTTATAACCACCATTCATCAGCCCTCTAGCCGACTCTATCATATGTTTGATAAGGTAGTATTGCTCTCTGAAGGATGTCCGATTTACTATGGTCCTGCATCAACTGCCTTGCAGTATTTTTCTTCAATTGGGTTTTCAACACCCATAATTGTCAACCCGGCTGATCTATTGCTTGATCTTGCTAATG GGATTGGACCAGATTTCCAGCAGGCTAGCAACCACAGCGATAACAGTCGGCCGCAAGATCCAGCATCTGTAAGAGAATTTCTCATCTCTGCTTATGAAAAGAACATTTCTACCAGGCTGAAAACTGAGTTGTGTAGTTCAGATGTAACTACCTACAACTACAATAAAGAAAACTCGACAA GCTCACGGTTTTCAAATGATGCAGGGGATGAAGTGAAATTCGAAAAATGGTGCACAACCTGGTGGCATCAATTTCATGTCCTACTGTTACGAGGACTTCGGGAGAGAAGATTTGAAGCCTTCAACAGGTTAAGAACCTTTCAAGTTCTAAGCGTGGCGATTCTTGGTGGTCTTCTATGGTGGCATACTCCACCGTCTCACATTGACGACCGT ATAGCCATGTTATCCTTTTTCTCTGTGTTTTGGGGCTTTTACCCACTTTACAATGCTGTTTTCACTTTTCCCCAAGAAAGGAACATGCTGAAGAAGGAAAGGTCATCTGGGATGTACCGCCTCTCCTCCTACTATCTAGCCAGAACAGTGGGAGATCTTCCTCTCGAACTTGGGCTGCCAACCATATTTACCTTCATCTTTTATTGGATGGGTGGCCTTAAACCTGACCCTGCCACCTTCATCTTCTCCCTTCTAATTGTTCTTTTAAGCGTCCTTGTTTCCCAAAGTCTCGGATTGGCGTTTGGCGCCATACTCATGGACGTAAAACAAGCTGCAACTTTAGCCTCAGTTACAACTTTGGTATTCCTTATTGCCGGAGGATACTACGTCAGACAAATCCCTCCATTCATGGTCTGGCTAAAATATCTGAGCTACAGCTATTACTTTTATAAGCTGCTTCTTGGGATTCAGTACAATGAGAATGACTACTATGAGTGCGCAAATGGGGTCTATTGCCGAGTCGCAGATCATCCTGCCATCAAATCTGTTGGTTTGAGCCATCTGTGGACGGACATTTTCATCATGGTGCTGATGTTGGTGGGATACAGATTTATGGCATACCTAGCTTTGCACCGATTGCGATGA